One region of Bradyrhizobium betae genomic DNA includes:
- a CDS encoding ABC transporter substrate-binding protein: protein MKLRWMMAAILAAQTGAALAADNVIRIGVLNDQSGVFADNGGRGSVAAAKLAAEDFGNELLGKKIEIVSADHQNKPDIASATARKWFDNEGVDMIADGAASSAGFAILEVAKQKNRIFVISGPGSSDFTGKSCSPVSFHFNYDTYALSKLTSDAITRAGGKTWYFVTADYAFGHALQRDATKFIEAAGGKVIGSAAHPLGTADFASFLLQAQGSKADVVGLATSGADVQTAIKQAGEFGVVEGGQKLAGLLVFITDVDSLGLKVTQGLQVTTSFYWDLNEETRAWSKRYAALMNGKVASMVQAGVYSGVHHYLAAVKAAGTTDATAVAAKMHEMKVNDAYNKNVTIRPDGRVLHTMYLVQVKKPEESKYKYDYYKVVSSKPGEEVFRPMSEGGCPLVK from the coding sequence ATGAAGTTGCGTTGGATGATGGCGGCCATTCTGGCCGCCCAGACGGGCGCCGCACTTGCGGCGGACAACGTCATCAGGATCGGCGTGCTCAACGACCAGTCCGGCGTGTTCGCCGACAATGGCGGGCGCGGCTCGGTCGCCGCGGCAAAGCTCGCAGCGGAGGACTTCGGCAACGAGCTGCTCGGCAAGAAGATCGAGATCGTCTCGGCCGATCACCAGAACAAGCCGGACATTGCCTCGGCCACCGCGCGAAAATGGTTCGACAATGAAGGCGTCGACATGATTGCGGATGGCGCGGCGTCTTCCGCCGGTTTCGCCATCCTGGAAGTCGCCAAGCAGAAGAACAGGATCTTCGTGATCTCGGGGCCGGGCTCGTCCGATTTCACCGGAAAATCCTGTTCCCCGGTCAGCTTTCACTTCAACTACGACACCTATGCGCTGTCGAAGCTCACCAGCGACGCGATCACGCGGGCCGGCGGCAAGACCTGGTATTTCGTGACGGCCGACTACGCGTTCGGCCACGCGCTCCAGCGTGACGCCACGAAATTCATCGAAGCGGCGGGCGGCAAGGTGATCGGCTCGGCCGCGCACCCGCTCGGCACCGCCGATTTCGCTTCGTTCCTGTTGCAAGCACAGGGCTCGAAGGCCGACGTGGTCGGGCTCGCGACCTCGGGTGCGGACGTGCAGACCGCAATCAAGCAGGCCGGCGAGTTCGGCGTCGTCGAAGGCGGCCAGAAGCTTGCCGGTCTCCTCGTCTTCATCACCGACGTGGATTCGTTGGGACTGAAGGTTACCCAGGGCCTGCAGGTAACGACCTCGTTCTATTGGGATCTCAACGAGGAGACCCGCGCCTGGTCGAAGCGCTATGCGGCGCTGATGAACGGCAAGGTCGCGAGCATGGTGCAAGCCGGCGTCTATAGCGGCGTTCATCATTATCTCGCCGCCGTGAAGGCCGCGGGCACCACGGATGCGACGGCCGTCGCCGCAAAGATGCACGAGATGAAGGTCAACGACGCCTACAACAAGAACGTTACGATCCGTCCCGACGGGCGCGTACTGCACACGATGTATCTGGTGCAGGTGAAGAAGCCGGAGGAGTCCAAATACAAGTACGACTATTACAAGGTCGTCAGCTCCAAGCCGGGCGAAGAGGTGTTCCGGCCGATGAGCGAAGGCGGCTGTCCGCTTGTGAAGTAA
- the fdhF gene encoding formate dehydrogenase subunit alpha, translating to MTKVTFELDGKQVEANPGETIWQVAKRQGREIPHLCYSPAPDYRPDGNCRACMVEIEGERVLAASCKRTPSVGMKVKTESARAVSAQKMVMELLVADQPARETSHDPDSKFWHWAETTGVTGSRFPAAERWATDASHPAMRVNLDACIQCGLCVRACREVQVNDVIGMAYRNHGSKIVFDFDDPMGESTCVACGECVQACPTGALMPAVMLDEKQTRVTYADRKVDSLCPFCGVGCQVNYEVKDEKVIYAEGRDGPANHNRLCVKGRFGFDYIHHPHRLTKPLVRLPNAKKDSNDQVDPANPFTHFREASWEEALDIAARGLVKIRDENGVKALAGFGSAKGSNEEAYLFQKLVRTGFGSNNVDHCTRLCHASSVAALFEGLSSGAVSAPFAAAMDAEVIIVIGANPTVNHPVAATFIKNAVKQNGAKLFVMDPRRQTLSRHATKHLQFKPGSDVAMLNAMINTIITEGLTDDQYIAGYTEGFEDLKEKIKEFTPEKMEAICGIPAQTLREVARIYARAKSSIIFWGMGISQHVHGTDNARCLIALALITGQVGRPGTGLHPLRGQNNVQGASDAGLIPMFLPDYQPVSRDDLRGAFEKMWDQDLDPVRGLTVVEIMNAIHAGEIKGMYIEGENPAMSDPDLQHARQALAMLDHLVVQDLFVTETAFHADVILPASAFAEKDGSFTNTDRRVQLARQVVKPPGDARQDLWIIQEIGKRMGLPWNYAGPGDVFTEMAQLMPSLKNITWERLVREGAVTYPVDGPDVPGNEIIFTTGFPTASGRGKIVPAKVIPPDEVPDAEYPMVLSTGRVLEHWHTGSMTRRAQVLDQIEPEAVAFMSPKDMRKKKLAPGDFIRLETRRGAVEVKVRSDRDVPENMVFMPFCYAEAAANLLTNPALDPFGKIPEFKFCAARAERAEMRDAAE from the coding sequence ATGACCAAGGTTACGTTCGAACTCGACGGTAAGCAGGTCGAGGCCAATCCCGGCGAGACGATCTGGCAGGTCGCAAAGCGCCAGGGCCGCGAGATCCCGCATCTGTGCTATTCGCCGGCGCCCGATTATCGCCCCGACGGCAATTGCCGCGCCTGCATGGTCGAGATCGAGGGCGAGCGCGTGCTGGCTGCGTCCTGCAAGCGCACACCGTCGGTCGGCATGAAGGTGAAAACCGAGAGCGCGCGCGCCGTCTCGGCGCAGAAGATGGTAATGGAGCTGCTCGTCGCCGACCAGCCGGCGCGGGAAACCTCGCACGATCCGGACTCGAAATTCTGGCACTGGGCCGAGACGACAGGCGTCACCGGGAGCCGCTTTCCAGCTGCCGAGCGCTGGGCGACCGACGCCAGCCATCCGGCGATGCGCGTCAATCTCGACGCCTGCATCCAGTGCGGCCTCTGCGTGCGCGCCTGCCGCGAGGTTCAGGTCAACGACGTCATCGGCATGGCTTATCGCAACCACGGCTCGAAGATCGTGTTCGACTTCGACGATCCCATGGGCGAATCCACCTGCGTTGCCTGCGGCGAATGCGTGCAGGCCTGCCCGACCGGCGCGTTGATGCCGGCCGTGATGCTTGACGAGAAGCAAACGCGTGTCACCTATGCCGACCGGAAGGTCGACTCGCTCTGCCCGTTCTGCGGCGTCGGCTGCCAGGTCAACTACGAGGTCAAGGACGAGAAGGTGATCTATGCGGAGGGCCGCGACGGTCCGGCCAATCACAATCGTCTTTGCGTCAAGGGCCGCTTCGGCTTCGACTACATCCACCATCCGCATCGGCTGACCAAGCCGCTGGTGCGGCTGCCGAATGCGAAGAAGGATTCCAACGACCAGGTCGATCCGGCCAATCCCTTCACGCATTTCCGCGAAGCGAGCTGGGAGGAAGCGCTCGACATCGCCGCCAGGGGTCTCGTCAAGATCCGCGACGAGAACGGCGTGAAGGCGCTGGCCGGCTTCGGCTCGGCCAAGGGCTCCAATGAAGAGGCCTATCTGTTCCAGAAGCTGGTGCGCACCGGCTTCGGCTCCAACAATGTCGATCACTGCACCCGGCTGTGTCACGCCTCGTCGGTGGCGGCGCTGTTCGAAGGCCTGAGCTCGGGCGCGGTGTCGGCGCCATTCGCAGCCGCGATGGATGCCGAGGTCATCATCGTGATCGGCGCCAACCCGACCGTGAACCATCCGGTCGCCGCGACCTTCATCAAGAACGCCGTCAAGCAGAACGGTGCAAAACTGTTCGTGATGGATCCGCGCCGGCAGACGCTGTCGCGGCACGCGACCAAGCATCTGCAGTTCAAGCCCGGCTCCGACGTCGCCATGCTGAATGCGATGATCAACACGATCATCACCGAAGGCCTGACCGACGATCAGTACATCGCCGGCTACACCGAAGGGTTCGAGGACCTCAAGGAGAAGATCAAGGAGTTCACGCCGGAGAAGATGGAAGCGATCTGCGGCATCCCGGCGCAGACCCTGCGCGAGGTCGCGCGGATCTATGCGCGTGCAAAGTCGTCGATCATCTTCTGGGGCATGGGCATCAGCCAGCACGTTCACGGCACCGACAATGCGCGTTGCCTGATCGCGCTCGCGCTGATCACCGGCCAGGTCGGCCGTCCAGGCACCGGCCTGCATCCGCTGCGCGGCCAGAACAACGTGCAGGGTGCCTCCGACGCTGGCCTGATCCCGATGTTCCTGCCGGATTATCAGCCGGTCAGCCGCGACGATTTGCGCGGGGCTTTTGAAAAGATGTGGGACCAGGATCTCGATCCCGTCCGCGGCCTGACCGTGGTCGAGATCATGAACGCGATCCATGCCGGCGAAATCAAAGGCATGTATATCGAGGGTGAGAACCCCGCGATGTCGGATCCCGATCTTCAGCATGCGCGGCAGGCGCTCGCCATGCTCGACCATCTCGTGGTGCAGGATCTCTTCGTCACCGAGACCGCCTTCCACGCCGATGTCATCCTGCCGGCCTCGGCCTTTGCCGAGAAGGACGGGTCCTTCACCAACACTGATCGCCGCGTGCAGCTCGCGCGCCAGGTCGTCAAGCCGCCGGGCGATGCCCGCCAGGATCTCTGGATCATCCAGGAGATCGGCAAGCGCATGGGCCTGCCCTGGAATTATGCCGGCCCGGGCGACGTCTTCACCGAGATGGCGCAATTGATGCCGTCGCTGAAGAACATCACTTGGGAACGGTTGGTGCGCGAAGGCGCCGTTACCTACCCCGTCGACGGTCCCGACGTGCCCGGCAACGAGATCATCTTCACGACGGGCTTCCCGACCGCCAGCGGTCGCGGCAAGATCGTGCCAGCCAAGGTCATCCCGCCCGACGAAGTGCCGGACGCCGAATATCCGATGGTGCTCTCGACAGGCCGCGTGCTCGAGCATTGGCACACCGGCTCGATGACGCGCCGCGCCCAAGTGCTCGACCAGATCGAGCCGGAGGCGGTCGCCTTCATGTCGCCGAAGGACATGCGCAAGAAGAAGCTCGCGCCGGGCGATTTCATCCGGCTCGAGACCCGCCGCGGCGCGGTCGAGGTCAAGGTCCGCTCCGATCGCGACGTGCCGGAGAACATGGTGTTCATGCCGTTCTGCTACGCGGAGGCGGCGGCGAACCTGCTCACGAACCCGGCGCTTGATCCCTTCGGCAAAATCCCGGAGTTCAAGTTCTGCGCGGCGAGAGCCGAGCGGGCCGAGATGCGGGACGCGGCGGAGTAG
- a CDS encoding alpha/beta fold hydrolase — protein MSGFIEPIVGRYVHVEIDGEINRIYFEENGSGIPLVCLHTAGSDARQWRHLLADEELTKNFRVIAFDMPWHGKSNPPDSQYGNEYRLTTASYTSAIRAFCKALKLERPVVMGCSIGGRIVLNLAIEHAREFRALIGLEAADFQQPWYDTTWLNRPDVHGGEVCAALVSGLIAPNGPEAARNETLWGYKQGGPGIFKGDLYFYRVDGDLRGRTGAINVDQCPLYLLTGEYDFSCTPEDTLRTAAGIPGAKATIMERLGHFPMSENPIQFRRYIAPVLQDIIDKQNS, from the coding sequence ATGAGCGGCTTCATCGAACCGATCGTCGGCCGCTACGTGCACGTCGAGATCGACGGCGAGATCAACCGGATCTATTTCGAGGAGAACGGCAGCGGCATTCCGCTGGTCTGTCTGCACACGGCAGGATCCGACGCCCGGCAGTGGCGTCATCTGCTCGCCGACGAGGAGTTGACCAAAAACTTCCGCGTCATCGCCTTCGACATGCCCTGGCACGGCAAGTCCAATCCGCCTGACAGCCAGTATGGCAACGAATATCGCCTGACCACCGCGAGCTACACTTCGGCCATCCGCGCCTTCTGCAAGGCGCTGAAGCTGGAGCGGCCGGTGGTGATGGGCTGCTCGATCGGTGGCCGCATCGTGCTCAATCTCGCCATCGAACACGCCCGTGAGTTTCGCGCGCTGATCGGGCTCGAGGCCGCGGACTTCCAGCAGCCCTGGTACGACACGACCTGGCTCAATCGCCCTGACGTTCACGGCGGCGAGGTCTGCGCCGCGTTGGTGTCCGGGCTGATCGCGCCCAACGGCCCGGAGGCCGCACGCAACGAGACGCTGTGGGGCTACAAGCAGGGCGGCCCCGGCATCTTCAAGGGTGATCTCTATTTCTATCGGGTCGACGGCGATTTGCGCGGGCGCACCGGCGCCATCAATGTCGATCAGTGCCCGCTCTATCTCCTCACCGGCGAATACGACTTTTCCTGCACGCCGGAGGACACGTTGCGGACCGCCGCCGGCATTCCCGGTGCCAAGGCCACCATCATGGAGCGGCTCGGCCATTTTCCGATGAGCGAGAACCCAATCCAGTTCCGGCGCTACATCGCGCCGGTGCTGCAAGACATAATCGACAAGCAAAATTCGTAA
- a CDS encoding NADH-ubiquinone oxidoreductase-F iron-sulfur binding region domain-containing protein gives MSSNDDVHKVREFEHPGEGRRRAKATPKGRQVDPTAAHEIEQLLGDRPRRRDLLIEYLHLIQDKYHQISAAHLAALADEMKLAFAEVFETATFYAHFDVVKEGEPSIPPLTVRVCDSLTCAMLGGEQLLQDLQSSAGPGIRVVRAPCVGLCDAAPVAEVGHHFVHQATAAEVLATAERGDVHAHLPAYVGYDAYVKDGGYKLLARLRSGQITRDEILKPLEDSSLRGLGGAGFPTGRKWRAVLGEPGPRLMAVNGDEGEPGTFKDRLYLNRDPHRFLEGTLIGAHIVEASDVYIYIRDEYPAARAILEREIAKLPAGGPTLHMRRGAGAYICGEESSLLESIEGKRGLPRHKPPYPFQSGLFGLPTLINNIETLWWVRDIVEKGADWWNSHGRHERRGLRSFSVSGRVKTPGVKLAPAGITVRELIDEYCDGMADGHQFYAYLPGGASGGILPASMDDIPLDFGTLEKYGCFIGSAAVVILSQKDSVRAAALNLMKFFEDESCGQCTPCRVGTQKAALLMQKPVWNRALLEELSQAMRDASICGLGQAASNPLATVIKYFPDEFKEAAE, from the coding sequence ATGAGCAGCAACGACGACGTTCACAAGGTCAGGGAATTCGAACATCCGGGCGAAGGGCGTCGGCGCGCCAAGGCCACGCCCAAGGGGCGGCAGGTCGATCCGACCGCCGCGCACGAGATCGAGCAGTTGCTCGGCGACAGACCGCGGCGGCGCGACCTGCTGATCGAATATCTGCACCTGATCCAGGACAAGTATCACCAGATCTCGGCCGCGCATCTCGCCGCGCTCGCCGACGAGATGAAGCTTGCGTTTGCCGAGGTGTTCGAGACCGCGACGTTCTACGCGCATTTCGATGTGGTGAAGGAAGGCGAGCCAAGCATCCCGCCCTTGACCGTCCGTGTGTGCGATTCCCTCACTTGTGCGATGCTGGGCGGCGAGCAACTGCTGCAGGATTTGCAGAGCAGTGCCGGTCCCGGCATTCGCGTGGTGCGCGCGCCCTGTGTCGGACTATGCGACGCCGCCCCGGTCGCGGAGGTCGGCCACCATTTCGTGCATCAGGCGACGGCCGCCGAAGTGCTGGCCACGGCAGAGCGCGGCGACGTCCATGCCCATCTCCCCGCCTATGTCGGCTACGACGCCTATGTGAAGGACGGCGGATACAAGCTGCTGGCGCGGCTGCGCTCGGGGCAGATCACCCGGGACGAGATTCTCAAGCCTCTCGAGGATTCCAGCCTGCGCGGTCTCGGCGGCGCAGGCTTTCCGACGGGGCGCAAATGGCGCGCGGTGCTCGGCGAGCCCGGTCCGCGACTCATGGCGGTCAACGGCGACGAGGGCGAACCGGGCACCTTCAAGGACCGCCTCTACCTCAATCGCGACCCGCACCGTTTCCTCGAAGGCACCCTGATCGGCGCGCATATCGTGGAGGCGTCCGACGTCTACATCTACATCCGCGACGAATATCCGGCGGCGCGCGCGATCCTCGAGCGAGAGATCGCAAAACTGCCCGCGGGCGGACCGACGCTGCATATGCGCCGCGGCGCCGGAGCCTATATCTGCGGCGAGGAATCCTCGCTGCTCGAAAGCATCGAGGGCAAGCGCGGTCTGCCGAGGCACAAGCCGCCTTATCCTTTCCAGTCCGGCCTGTTCGGTCTGCCGACGCTGATCAACAACATCGAAACGCTGTGGTGGGTGCGCGACATCGTCGAGAAGGGCGCCGACTGGTGGAACAGCCACGGTCGTCACGAACGCCGCGGCCTGCGCAGCTTCTCGGTGTCGGGGCGCGTGAAGACTCCCGGGGTGAAGCTGGCACCCGCCGGCATCACGGTGCGCGAGCTGATCGACGAATATTGCGATGGCATGGCCGACGGTCACCAATTCTACGCCTACCTGCCGGGCGGCGCGTCAGGCGGCATTCTGCCGGCGTCGATGGACGACATCCCGCTCGATTTCGGTACGCTGGAGAAATACGGCTGCTTCATCGGTTCCGCGGCGGTCGTGATCCTGTCGCAGAAGGACAGCGTGCGCGCGGCGGCGCTCAACCTGATGAAGTTCTTCGAGGACGAGAGCTGCGGTCAGTGTACGCCGTGCCGCGTCGGAACCCAGAAGGCGGCGCTGCTGATGCAGAAGCCGGTCTGGAACCGCGCACTTCTGGAAGAATTGAGCCAGGCGATGCGCGACGCCTCGATCTGCGGGCTTGGACAGGCGGCATCAAATCCGCTGGCCACCGTGATCAAATATTTCCCTGACGAGTTCAAGGAAGCGGCCGAATGA
- the glp gene encoding gephyrin-like molybdotransferase Glp has translation MAQLSDDCFAFGGPMMSVDEAVGLIAARVNAIADIETVALLDADGRVLARDIAAPLPLPPFTNSAVDGYAVRNADLPQAEERALPLDGRIQAGGSAQAPIKAGYTARIFTGAPMPPEAETVFMQEDVRIDDAGRIVLPAGLKRGANVRPAGEDIPEGHIALRAGQRLRPQHVALAAAFGLTRLDVVRRIRVAVFSTGDELASPGEPRAASQLFDSNRFMLLAMLRRLGCEVSDLGILRDERASLANGLKQVSGHHDLILTTGGVSTGEEDHVKAAVESIGSLVLWRMAIKPGRPVAMGIIGGTPLIGLPGNPVASFVTFVHVVRPTVLALAGGLPEPLLPIPIRAAFAYGKKIGRREYVRATLRRGEDGALEAVKFPREGAGLLSSLVETDGLVELGENITRVEPGQSVGFLSYADLL, from the coding sequence ATGGCGCAACTGTCGGACGATTGCTTTGCCTTCGGCGGACCGATGATGTCGGTCGACGAGGCCGTTGGCCTGATCGCGGCGCGCGTCAATGCGATCGCCGATATCGAGACCGTGGCGCTTCTCGATGCCGACGGGCGCGTGCTGGCGCGCGATATTGCGGCGCCGCTGCCGCTGCCGCCCTTCACCAACTCCGCTGTCGACGGCTATGCCGTGCGTAACGCTGACCTTCCGCAAGCAGAGGAGCGGGCACTTCCGCTCGACGGTCGCATCCAGGCCGGCGGCTCTGCGCAAGCGCCGATCAAGGCCGGTTATACCGCGCGCATCTTCACGGGCGCTCCGATGCCTCCGGAGGCCGAAACTGTCTTCATGCAGGAGGATGTCCGTATCGATGATGCCGGCAGGATCGTGCTGCCGGCTGGGCTGAAGCGGGGCGCCAATGTCCGTCCTGCCGGAGAGGACATTCCGGAAGGACACATAGCGCTGCGCGCCGGCCAGCGGCTGCGGCCGCAGCATGTTGCGCTCGCGGCGGCGTTCGGCCTGACCAGGCTCGACGTCGTCAGGCGCATCCGCGTTGCGGTGTTTTCGACCGGCGACGAACTGGCGTCGCCCGGCGAGCCGCGCGCCGCCTCGCAACTGTTCGATTCCAACCGCTTCATGCTGCTGGCGATGCTGCGCCGGCTCGGCTGCGAGGTCAGCGATCTCGGCATTTTGCGCGACGAGAGGGCTTCGCTTGCGAACGGCTTGAAGCAGGTTTCCGGTCATCATGACCTGATCCTCACCACCGGCGGCGTCTCGACCGGTGAGGAGGACCACGTCAAGGCGGCGGTGGAGAGCATCGGATCGCTGGTGCTGTGGCGGATGGCGATCAAGCCCGGCCGCCCCGTGGCGATGGGCATCATCGGTGGCACGCCGCTGATCGGCCTGCCAGGCAATCCCGTCGCGAGCTTTGTCACCTTCGTTCACGTGGTGCGACCGACCGTGCTGGCGCTTGCGGGTGGTCTGCCCGAGCCGCTGTTGCCGATCCCGATCCGCGCGGCTTTCGCCTACGGCAAAAAGATCGGCCGTCGCGAATATGTTCGCGCCACTTTGCGACGTGGAGAGGACGGCGCCCTGGAGGCAGTCAAGTTCCCGCGTGAAGGCGCCGGGCTTCTGTCGTCACTGGTCGAGACCGATGGCCTTGTCGAACTCGGCGAAAACATCACGCGCGTCGAGCCCGGACAGAGTGTAGGTTTCTTGTCCTATGCGGACCTGCTCTGA
- a CDS encoding sulfurtransferase TusA family protein, which yields MTRTTLDLTGLKCPLPALKTRKALKPLHPGDQLEVHCTDPLSVIDIPNLIRETGDTVEITERNDARIVFLIEKANDSIERADGALHP from the coding sequence ATGACCAGGACAACACTCGATCTCACCGGGCTCAAGTGCCCGCTTCCGGCCTTGAAGACGCGCAAGGCGCTGAAACCATTGCACCCCGGCGACCAACTGGAAGTGCACTGCACTGATCCCTTGTCGGTGATCGACATCCCGAACCTGATCAGGGAGACGGGTGACACGGTGGAGATCACCGAGCGCAACGACGCGCGCATCGTGTTCCTGATAGAAAAAGCGAATGACTCGATAGAGCGCGCCGATGGTGCGCTGCATCCGTGA
- a CDS encoding IclR family transcriptional regulator: MPSPGVAAVDRALTILAAFEDTLEPMTLAELARRTKMYKSTLLRLMTSLQEFGYLVQLADGRYHLGPTPFRLGAIYQRSNSLHDRVMPLLRQLVADGTESPSYHVRHDSRRRLCVFRVDSQHSTLDRVEAGALLPLDRGAAGRVILAFDGEKGEAYDEIREGGIAVSFGERDPDCAGLACPVFGPGGKCVGALSLSGPKPRFTRDTIKTMTSLLLKAAIRLTRALGGPTDLLDAALAASVDDARPARRVRR; encoded by the coding sequence ATGCCTTCGCCCGGTGTCGCCGCCGTCGATCGTGCTCTGACCATCCTCGCGGCCTTCGAGGATACGCTGGAGCCGATGACGCTGGCGGAGCTCGCGCGTCGCACCAAGATGTACAAGAGCACGCTGCTGCGGCTGATGACCTCGCTGCAGGAGTTCGGCTATCTCGTTCAGCTCGCCGACGGCCGTTACCATCTCGGCCCGACGCCGTTCCGGCTCGGCGCGATCTACCAGCGCAGCAACAGCCTGCATGATCGCGTCATGCCGCTGCTGCGCCAGCTCGTGGCCGACGGCACCGAAAGCCCATCGTACCATGTGCGGCATGATTCCAGGCGCAGGCTCTGTGTCTTTCGCGTCGATTCCCAACATTCGACGCTCGACCGGGTCGAGGCGGGCGCTCTGCTGCCGCTCGATCGGGGAGCGGCCGGGCGGGTTATCCTGGCCTTCGACGGCGAGAAGGGCGAGGCCTATGACGAGATCCGCGAGGGGGGCATCGCCGTGTCGTTCGGCGAGCGCGATCCCGATTGCGCCGGGCTCGCCTGTCCGGTGTTCGGTCCCGGCGGAAAGTGTGTTGGTGCGCTGTCGCTCTCGGGGCCGAAGCCGCGCTTCACGCGGGACACGATCAAGACGATGACATCGCTGCTGCTGAAGGCCGCGATCCGCCTGACGCGTGCGCTGGGCGGCCCGACCGACCTGCTCGACGCTGCCCTCGCAGCCTCGGTCGATGATGCGCGTCCTGCGCGGCGGGTGCGGCGATAA
- a CDS encoding GntR family transcriptional regulator gives MARRPAKAGGSIARGGGVALGEAVFRSLCEALQAGSYRAGDRLREEEVAQRLKVSRTPVREALGRLAARGFVEPAGGRGVIVRNLDISEVLELYAMREIMEGAAARLAAEHASATEIDALRDIEQAFIETSETDAAEMARLNRVFHEAICRAARNRYLDNASRELQDWIALLGPTTFTVTGRPSTSHGEHEAIIAAIAAHDGNKAEQLARAHIREALRCRLKLLQKQ, from the coding sequence ATGGCCAGACGCCCGGCAAAGGCAGGCGGATCGATCGCACGCGGCGGTGGCGTCGCGCTGGGCGAAGCGGTGTTCCGCTCGCTCTGCGAGGCGCTTCAAGCCGGCAGTTACCGCGCCGGCGACCGACTGCGCGAAGAAGAAGTCGCGCAACGGCTGAAGGTCAGCCGCACGCCGGTTCGAGAAGCGCTGGGCCGGCTCGCGGCCCGCGGCTTCGTAGAGCCCGCCGGTGGCCGCGGGGTGATCGTGCGCAACCTCGATATTTCCGAGGTGCTCGAACTCTACGCCATGCGCGAGATCATGGAGGGCGCCGCCGCGCGCCTCGCCGCCGAACACGCCTCGGCGACGGAGATCGATGCACTCAGGGATATCGAGCAGGCTTTTATCGAGACTTCCGAGACCGATGCGGCCGAGATGGCGAGACTCAACCGCGTCTTCCACGAGGCCATCTGCCGCGCGGCGCGCAACCGCTATCTGGACAACGCCTCTCGCGAATTGCAGGACTGGATCGCCCTGCTCGGCCCCACCACCTTCACCGTGACGGGACGCCCGTCGACCAGCCACGGCGAACATGAGGCCATCATCGCGGCCATTGCCGCGCACGACGGCAACAAGGCCGAACAGCTCGCGCGCGCGCATATTCGCGAAGCGCTGCGCTGCCGGCTGAAGCTGCTGCAGAAGCAGTAG
- a CDS encoding NAD(P)-dependent oxidoreductase: MSGVIGFIGLGVMGEPICRNLLRKSGRAMLAFDLAAEPLARIVADGATAAKSVEDLVGGSETIFLCLPSAKHVMSVFSGILPAIRSGQTVIDLGTSDVGLTRAFAKQLADKGALWIDAPIARTRQAAQDGTLSVMVGATPEQFSKVEPLIRHFATDVTLCGGTGAGQVTKILNNMVLFETVNALAEAVAIAKHSGVEPKLLLETLSKGSADSFALRNHGMKAIVAREFPLRAFSTEYAMKDLSYALELGAQAGLNLRGAALIHEIFEETIDKGMGDAYFPVIAKLIDPSGFPE, from the coding sequence ATGTCTGGTGTGATCGGGTTCATCGGTCTCGGCGTCATGGGCGAGCCGATCTGTCGCAATCTCTTGCGCAAGAGCGGACGGGCCATGCTTGCGTTTGATCTCGCCGCGGAGCCCCTGGCGCGGATCGTGGCCGATGGTGCGACAGCGGCGAAGTCGGTCGAAGATCTGGTCGGCGGCAGCGAAACAATCTTTCTTTGCCTGCCCAGCGCCAAACACGTGATGTCGGTCTTCTCGGGCATCCTGCCGGCGATCAGGAGCGGCCAGACCGTGATCGATCTCGGTACCTCCGACGTCGGCCTGACGCGGGCCTTCGCCAAGCAACTCGCGGACAAGGGCGCGCTCTGGATCGATGCACCGATCGCGCGCACCCGCCAGGCGGCGCAGGACGGCACGCTGAGCGTCATGGTCGGCGCTACGCCCGAGCAATTTTCGAAGGTCGAGCCGCTGATCCGGCATTTCGCCACCGACGTCACTCTTTGCGGCGGCACCGGGGCGGGGCAGGTGACGAAAATCCTCAACAACATGGTGCTGTTCGAGACGGTGAACGCGCTGGCCGAGGCCGTCGCGATCGCCAAGCACAGCGGCGTCGAGCCGAAGCTGTTGCTGGAGACGCTGTCAAAGGGCTCGGCGGACAGTTTTGCACTTCGCAACCACGGCATGAAGGCGATTGTCGCCAGGGAGTTTCCGCTGCGCGCCTTCTCGACTGAATATGCGATGAAGGACCTGTCCTACGCACTGGAGCTGGGTGCCCAGGCCGGGCTGAACTTGCGCGGCGCGGCGCTGATACACGAGATCTTCGAGGAGACGATCGACAAGGGCATGGGCGATGCGTACTTTCCGGTCATCGCCAAGCTGATCGATCCCTCCGGATTCCCAGAGTAG